A window from Candidatus Binatus sp. encodes these proteins:
- a CDS encoding TylF/MycF/NovP-related O-methyltransferase, protein MNLSDLLPKPGFIAANLERRRLRSSFGKIYRKFRAYTMIHEVKYVNNLELCFEFRKISGCVVECGVWRGGMSAGMAEVLGPNRHYFLFDSFEGLPPAREDLDGAAATAWQSNTKSPTYYNNCAAAEEEAAAAMKLSGATSFSLVKGWFNETTPGFAPPGEIAVLRLDGDWYDSTRVCLENLYPHVAPGGIVIVDDYYTWDGCARAVNEFLGRIASPNAVPRLRQFHDRAAYLIRPGGPQVPADGSLRSSP, encoded by the coding sequence ATGAATCTCTCGGATCTGCTGCCCAAACCCGGATTTATCGCGGCCAATCTGGAAAGGCGTCGCCTTCGCTCAAGCTTCGGTAAAATCTACAGGAAATTTCGCGCCTATACGATGATTCACGAAGTCAAGTACGTCAACAACTTGGAACTCTGCTTCGAGTTCAGGAAGATTTCCGGGTGCGTGGTGGAGTGCGGGGTGTGGCGCGGGGGAATGAGCGCCGGTATGGCCGAGGTGCTCGGTCCCAATAGGCACTACTTTCTGTTCGACAGTTTCGAGGGATTGCCGCCCGCGCGCGAAGATCTCGACGGTGCGGCGGCGACCGCGTGGCAAAGCAATACCAAATCACCGACCTACTACAACAACTGCGCCGCCGCGGAAGAAGAAGCTGCGGCGGCAATGAAGCTTTCCGGCGCGACTTCATTTTCGCTGGTCAAGGGATGGTTCAATGAAACGACCCCGGGGTTCGCTCCTCCTGGCGAGATCGCAGTGCTGCGGCTCGACGGCGATTGGTACGATTCCACCCGCGTCTGCCTCGAGAATCTGTACCCGCATGTGGCGCCAGGCGGAATAGTAATTGTCGATGACTATTACACCTGGGATGGATGCGCGCGCGCGGTCAATGAATTTCTTGGCCGTATCGCGTCGCCGAATGCGGTCCCAAGGCTTCGCCAGTTCCACGATCGCGCTGCCTACTTGATAAGGCCCGGTGGTCCGCAAGTGCCGGCGGACGGTTCGCTCCGCTCAAGTCCTTAG
- a CDS encoding glycosyltransferase family 2 protein, producing MSSVSTATAPSPQSGRPLVSILVINYNYGRFLRSAVDSALAQTYPNVEVIAVDDGSTDASRDVIESYGSRISSVFKRNGGHGSALNAGFTASRGELVIFLDADDELLPTAAAEVVEAWRPGIAKVQFQLEMVDANKVPLGIRVPKFEVFLPNGDLRNLIRRCGEYPSASSSGNAFNRAALERLMPLDEQDWTAVAEKPLVTLTPFFGDVVSLRKSLGLYRIHDTNESNLGGRYLDRLHRRLTGTSYLPETLCKTAKRKGIDLDTRVVGSTLRMTKMKISSLRLDPATHPIAADSRFGLLVKGIRALAREPNLSMRNRLANAVWLTMMAVGPMAVVRRLTAPER from the coding sequence ATGAGTTCGGTCAGCACGGCGACGGCGCCATCACCGCAATCGGGACGGCCGCTGGTCAGCATCTTAGTCATCAACTATAACTACGGACGATTCCTCCGCTCCGCAGTTGACAGCGCACTCGCACAGACATATCCGAACGTCGAGGTGATTGCCGTGGACGACGGCTCAACTGACGCCTCGCGTGACGTAATCGAGTCTTACGGCAGCCGGATTTCGTCGGTATTCAAGCGCAACGGGGGGCATGGGTCAGCGCTCAACGCCGGCTTCACCGCGAGCCGGGGCGAGTTGGTGATATTCCTCGACGCGGACGATGAGCTGCTTCCCACCGCAGCGGCTGAGGTGGTAGAGGCGTGGCGGCCCGGCATCGCAAAGGTGCAGTTTCAGTTGGAGATGGTCGACGCGAATAAAGTTCCGCTTGGAATTCGCGTCCCCAAATTTGAAGTCTTTCTGCCAAATGGAGATCTGCGCAACCTCATCCGGCGTTGCGGGGAATATCCAAGTGCTTCGTCCAGTGGGAATGCGTTCAATCGCGCAGCGCTCGAGAGATTGATGCCGCTGGACGAACAGGACTGGACCGCGGTCGCGGAGAAACCGCTCGTGACGTTGACGCCATTCTTCGGCGATGTTGTGTCGCTTCGAAAATCACTCGGTCTGTACCGGATACATGATACGAACGAGTCCAATCTTGGCGGACGCTATCTCGACCGGCTCCACCGCCGGCTGACCGGAACTTCCTATTTACCCGAAACTCTGTGCAAGACTGCGAAAAGGAAAGGAATCGACCTGGATACGCGAGTGGTTGGATCAACGCTTCGAATGACAAAAATGAAAATAAGCTCACTCCGCCTGGACCCTGCCACTCATCCGATCGCCGCTGACAGCCGGTTTGGACTGCTGGTCAAGGGAATCAGGGCGCTGGCGCGCGAGCCAAATCTATCGATGCGAAACCGGTTAGCCAACGCTGTGTGGCTGACGATGATGGCAGTCGGACCGATGGCGGTCGTCAGACGGTTGACCGCGCCCGAGCGATAG
- a CDS encoding oligosaccharide flippase family protein, giving the protein MPPEPVTRAAPSVEAAPEMNAADASDRQEETSLKLREALFKTFFTGLSWTAAARGLTSIVTVARYIVFVRLLKPFDFGVIASATLVCTALSAVSDPRMGQALIQQEDRIDPYLDTLFTTYLVRSLIIGLMLVVFSRPLGNFFHLGDAYTVFWAIVPLPILQSIQSPRLISLYRRLDFHFVTILNVSEVAASFIFGLMAVLYWRDWRGLVFSLLAGAVVRDVLTYWLFPHWPRLGFSMAHARTMLSFGLWFSLGILCDFIAKQLDNLTVGHLLGPGALGNYQMAFRAGEMPVAEFTMSTSVVAFPMVARLRKDRHARVRLYWSLIGVVAAVGLGYAAFIFAFGRTVVLRLFGPAWIHAVPPLKVLCIYGLLQGILVVGRSFLTGLGKPERYVIVAATRAAVLAIAIYPLTAWHGPTGAAAAGVISILVALPIMAYLLQRTD; this is encoded by the coding sequence ATGCCCCCCGAGCCGGTAACCCGGGCCGCGCCATCGGTGGAGGCGGCGCCGGAGATGAACGCCGCGGACGCAAGCGACCGCCAGGAGGAAACCTCTCTCAAACTCAGGGAGGCTCTATTCAAAACATTCTTCACCGGTCTTTCATGGACCGCAGCGGCGCGCGGACTGACCTCGATTGTCACCGTTGCGCGGTACATCGTCTTCGTGCGGTTGCTCAAACCCTTTGACTTCGGCGTGATCGCCAGTGCGACATTGGTCTGCACGGCGCTGAGTGCGGTAAGCGATCCGCGCATGGGGCAGGCGCTCATTCAGCAAGAGGATCGGATCGATCCGTATCTTGACACTCTATTCACGACCTATCTCGTGCGCAGCCTGATTATCGGATTGATGCTGGTTGTGTTCTCGCGTCCGCTGGGCAACTTTTTCCATTTGGGCGACGCATACACGGTTTTCTGGGCGATAGTTCCACTTCCAATTCTGCAATCGATTCAGAGTCCGCGCCTTATTTCTCTCTATCGACGTCTCGATTTCCATTTCGTGACCATCCTGAACGTTTCGGAGGTTGCGGCGAGCTTCATATTCGGCCTGATGGCCGTGCTGTACTGGCGCGACTGGCGCGGTCTGGTGTTCTCGTTGCTCGCCGGCGCAGTAGTGCGGGATGTTCTGACCTACTGGCTATTTCCGCATTGGCCGCGGCTGGGTTTCAGCATGGCCCACGCGAGGACAATGCTGTCGTTCGGATTGTGGTTCAGTCTTGGTATCTTGTGCGACTTCATTGCGAAGCAACTCGACAATCTGACCGTGGGCCATCTGCTCGGACCCGGCGCGCTGGGTAACTACCAAATGGCCTTTCGCGCAGGCGAGATGCCGGTCGCGGAATTTACGATGTCCACTTCCGTGGTGGCGTTTCCGATGGTGGCGCGACTGCGCAAGGATCGCCACGCAAGAGTGCGCCTGTACTGGTCCCTGATAGGGGTGGTGGCTGCGGTCGGGCTGGGATACGCCGCGTTCATATTCGCCTTTGGACGGACGGTCGTTCTCCGGTTATTCGGACCAGCCTGGATTCACGCGGTGCCCCCGCTCAAGGTCCTGTGTATTTACGGGCTCCTGCAGGGGATCCTGGTAGTCGGGCGAAGCTTTCTCACCGGGCTTGGAAAACCGGAGCGCTACGTTATCGTGGCTGCCACTCGGGCAGCGGTTCTGGCGATCGCGATCTATCCATTGACAGCATGGCACGGCCCCACCGGCGCCGCGGCCGCGGGCGTAATATCTATTTTGGTCGCGCTGCCGATAATGGCCTATCTGCTGCAGCGGACGGATTAG
- a CDS encoding class I SAM-dependent methyltransferase, producing the protein MFPRIRSFIPASTILEIAPGFGRWIQFLKGFCEQLVAVDVSPACIERCKERFASDPHVRCYVNDGKSLAMVEDRSVDFAFSFDSLVHVEADVIAAYLNQLGKKLKPGGFTFLHHSNLESYRKSIWLPKAIGRPQPIGADGRQDGTDVAESVATTAAAIEVDRLGPRQHLRQPRRIDERQDIPGIMRRRRARLQVAGTGQLESRSIADRLLFRGDAARREFTQAIAAAQESSFHG; encoded by the coding sequence ATCTTCCCACGCATTCGGAGCTTCATCCCCGCGTCCACGATTCTCGAAATTGCGCCCGGCTTCGGCCGCTGGATCCAGTTCCTCAAGGGATTTTGCGAGCAGCTTGTCGCCGTTGACGTCTCCCCTGCCTGCATCGAGAGGTGCAAGGAACGGTTCGCGTCGGACCCGCACGTGCGATGCTACGTGAATGACGGCAAGTCGCTGGCGATGGTTGAGGACAGGAGCGTTGACTTCGCGTTCAGCTTCGATTCGCTGGTGCATGTCGAGGCGGACGTAATCGCGGCCTATCTGAATCAACTCGGCAAGAAATTAAAGCCCGGCGGGTTCACCTTCCTCCATCACTCGAATCTCGAGTCGTACCGGAAGTCAATTTGGCTGCCCAAGGCGATTGGCCGGCCCCAGCCGATTGGCGCCGACGGCCGCCAAGACGGCACCGATGTCGCGGAGTCTGTGGCTACGACGGCGGCTGCAATCGAAGTTGACCGATTGGGGCCTCGTCAACACCTTCGACAACCGCGCCGAATCGATGAGCGCCAGGATATTCCGGGAATCATGAGACGCCGGCGGGCTCGATTGCAGGTCGCAGGAACTGGTCAATTGGAATCACGGTCCATCGCTGATCGATTGCTTTTCCGTGGTGACGCCGCGCGACGGGAATTCACGCAAGCCATCGCGGCTGCTCAAGAATCCTCATTTCATGGATGA
- a CDS encoding class I SAM-dependent methyltransferase encodes MRKSLANYYAEDMYERDRARDSARIVVPMVVALTHPSSVLDVGCGRGAWLGEFKAQGIAKIVGLDGDYLKPSTLLFPADCFRPTDLSGKFEIPAGRFDLAMCLEVAEHLPAPNSRHLVRQLTSAAPQVLFSAAPPGQGGEGHVNCQPLSYWRKIFEELGFRMLDPFRPKLRDDRRVAWWYRQNIVLFASPDAIAGNPALAGCPEVEQGLESEWVHMWVADAQAEGPATRARRLTRRVLRRASKALRPKS; translated from the coding sequence ATGCGCAAAAGCCTGGCTAACTATTACGCCGAAGATATGTATGAACGCGATCGTGCGCGCGATTCCGCTCGAATCGTCGTGCCGATGGTGGTGGCGCTGACTCATCCGTCCAGTGTGCTGGACGTAGGTTGCGGCCGCGGCGCATGGCTGGGCGAATTCAAGGCGCAGGGGATAGCGAAAATCGTCGGACTCGACGGCGACTATCTGAAGCCATCGACGCTGCTGTTTCCGGCCGATTGCTTTCGTCCAACCGATCTGAGCGGCAAATTCGAGATTCCCGCGGGTCGATTCGATTTGGCCATGTGCCTGGAGGTTGCGGAGCATCTGCCCGCACCCAATTCGCGGCACTTGGTGCGGCAGCTTACCTCGGCGGCGCCGCAAGTGCTGTTTTCCGCAGCGCCTCCCGGTCAGGGGGGCGAAGGGCACGTCAACTGTCAGCCCCTGTCCTACTGGCGGAAGATTTTTGAGGAGTTAGGATTCAGGATGCTCGATCCATTCCGGCCCAAGCTCCGCGACGACCGAAGGGTGGCGTGGTGGTATCGCCAGAATATTGTGTTGTTCGCATCGCCTGACGCGATCGCCGGCAATCCGGCGCTGGCGGGCTGCCCCGAGGTCGAGCAGGGACTTGAGTCTGAATGGGTCCATATGTGGGTGGCCGACGCGCAAGCGGAAGGCCCTGCCACGCGCGCGAGAAGGCTGACCCGACGGGTGCTGCGCCGCGCCTCGAAGGCATTGCGGCCTAAATCCTGA